One segment of Panicum virgatum strain AP13 chromosome 1K, P.virgatum_v5, whole genome shotgun sequence DNA contains the following:
- the LOC120639677 gene encoding transcription initiation factor TFIID subunit 8-like encodes MGTPAKRPSNAAGASPIPRRLQAAVSTVSTAQILRASGYSAAEAAALRALSDIAGRYIESLGRAAAAFAEVHGRTEPNVADIVLALEDHALGGFPGASDPARPVLCSGALAELAGFVDAVEEVPFAKPLPRRDPGSGAGKGWESFAAAEREPPLRHVPQWLPRFPEGWEERLHGRGGEAEAKDEEDTGEVVTVMANGNAVENGRRGVPENREKVSFCLREKRRRHALPPEKCGGALDS; translated from the coding sequence aTGGGAACTCCGGCCAAGCGCCCCTCTAACGCGGCGGGGGCCTCGCCCATCCCCCGCCGCCTCCAGGCCGCGGTCTCCACGGTCTCCACCGCCCAGATACTCCGCGCCTCCGGCTACTccgccgcggaggccgccgcgctccgcgccCTCTCCGACATCGCCGGCCGCTACATCGAGTCgctgggccgcgccgccgcggccttcgCCGAGGTCCACGGCCGCACGGAGCCAAACGTCGCCGACATCGTCCTCGCGCTCGAGGACCACGCGCTCGGCGGCTTCCCCGGCGCGTCCGACCCCGCGCGGCCCGTGCTCTGCTCGGGCGCGctcgcggagctcgccgggtTCGTCGACGCTGTGGAGGAGGTGCCGTTCGCGAAGCCCTTGCCGAGGAGGGATccgggctccggcgccggcaaGGGGTGGGAGAGCTTCGCGGCTGCGGAGAGGGAGCCGCCGCTGAGGCACGTTCCGCAGTGGCTGCCCCGCTTCCCCGAGGGGTGGGAGGAGCGGCtgcacggccgcggcggcgaggcagaggCGAAGGATGAGGAGGACACGGGGGAAGTGGTGACGGTGATGGCCAACGGCAATGCCGTGGAGAACGGCAGGAGAGGCGTGCCGGAGAACAGGGAGAAGGTTTCGTTCTGCTTGAgggagaagcggcggcggcatgcgcTGCCACCGGAGAAGTGCGGAGGCGCCTTGGATTCgtga